From a region of the Arvicanthis niloticus isolate mArvNil1 chromosome 6, mArvNil1.pat.X, whole genome shotgun sequence genome:
- the Gucy2d gene encoding retinal guanylyl cyclase 1 isoform X1 — MSPWLLPAGGLPGAGFCVPAWQSPSSLLRVLCWSGPGLPGLLLLLLLSSPSAFSAVFKVGVLGPWACDPIFARARPDLAARLASDRLNRDFALDGGPRFEVALLPEPCLTPGSLGAVSSALSRVSGLVGPVNSAACRPAELLAQEAGVALVPWGCPGTRATGTTAPAVTPAADALYVLLRAFRWARVALITAPQDLWVEAGRALSTALRARGLPVALVTSMEPSGLSGARKALRRIRDGPRVRVVIMVMHSVLLGGEEQRYLLEAAEELGLTDGSLVFLPFDTLHYALSPGPEALAAFVNSSQLRRAHDAVLTLTRRCPPGGSVQDSLRRAQEHQELPLDLDLKQVSPLFGTIYDAVFLLAGGVARARAAVGGGWVSGASVARQVQEAQVSGFCGVLGRTEEPSFVLLDTDASGERLLATHLLDPTLGSLRSAGTPVHFPRGGPAPGPDPSCWFDPDVICSGGVEPGLVFVGFLLVIGVGLTGAFLAHYLRHRLLHMQMASGPNKIILTLEDVTFLHPQGGSSRKMVQGSRASLATRSATDIRSIPSQPQENTNIGLYEGDWVWLKKFPGERHMAIKPATKTAFSKLRELRHENVALYLGLFLAGTTDSSANPGKCILAVVSEHCTRGSLHDLLAQREIKLDWMFKSSLLLDLIKGMRYLHHRGVAHGRLKSRNCVVDGRFVLKVTDHGHGRLLEAQKVLPEPPSAEDQLWTAPELLRDPALERRGTLAGDVFSLGIIMQEVVCRSTPYAMLELTSEEVIERVRSPPPLCRPLVSMDQAPIECIQLMTQCWAEHPELRPSMDLTFDLFKSINKGRKMNIIDSMLRMLEQYSSNLEDLIRERTEELEQEKQKTDRLLTQMLPPSVAEALKMGTPVEPEYFEEVTLYFSDIVGFTTISAMSEPIEVVDLLNDLYTLFDAIIGAHDVYKVETIGDAYMVASGLPQRNGQRHAAEIANMSLDILSAVGSFRMRHMPEVPVRIRIGLHSGPCVAGVVGLTMPRYCLFGDTVNTASRMESTGLPYRIHVNMSTVQILRALDQGFQMECRGRTELKGKGVEDTYWLVGRVGFNKPIPKPPDLQPGASNHGISLQEIPLERRKKLEKARPGQFTGK, encoded by the exons ATGAGCCCGTGGCTTCTGCCAGCGGGAGGGCTTCCCGGCGCCGGGTTCTGTGTCCCTGCATGGCAGTCCCCGTCCAGCCTCTTGCGGGTCCTGTGCTGGTCAGGTCCTGGGCTGCCCGgactcctgctcctgctgctgctctcatctccttctgccttctccgctGTGTTCAAAGTGGGGGTGCTGGGCCCCTGGGCTTGCGACCCCATCTTTGCACGGGCCCGACCGGATTTGGCTGCGCGTCTGGCCTCCGACCGCCTGAATCGTGACTTTGCCTTAGACGGCGGCCCCCGGTTCGAGGTTGCGCTGCTCCCAGAACCCTGCCTGACCCCGGGATCACTGGGGGCTGTGTCTTCCGCGCTGTCTCGAGTCTCAGGCTTGGTGGGTCCAGTGAACTCCGCAGCCTGCCGGCCAGCCGAGTTATTAGCCCAAGAAGCTGGAGTAGCACTGGTGCCCTGGGGCTGCCCTGGCACAAGGGCGACGGGTACTACAGCCCCGGCGGTGACCCCCGCTGCAGATGCTCTCTACGTCCTCCTTAGAGCATTCCGCTGGGCACGCGTGGCCCTGATCACTGCACCCCAGGACCTGTGGGTGGAGGCGGGACGCGCTCTGTCCACAGCACTCAGGGCCCGGGGCTTGCCAGTTGCCCTAGTGACCTCCATGGAGCCTTCAGGCCTGTCTGGAGCCCGGAAGGCCCTCAGGAGGATCCGAGACGGGCCTAGAGTTAGAG TAGTGATCATGGTGATGCACTCGGTGCTGCTGGGCGGCGAGGAGCAGCGCTACCTATTGGAAGCTGCAGAAGAGCTGGGTCTGACTGATGGCTCCCTGGTTTTCCTGCCTTTCGACACGCTTCACTACGCTTTGTCTCCAGGCCCGGAGGCTCTGGCTGCATTTGTCAACAGCTCCCAGCTCCGCAGGGCTCACGATGCCGTGCTCACACTCACACGCCGCTGTCCTCCCGGAGGCAGCGTGCAGGACAGCCTGCGCAGGGCCCAAGAACACCAGGAGCTGCCCCTTGACCTCGACCTGAAGCAG GTCTCTCCGCTGTTCGGCACCATCTATGACGCCGTCTTCCTGTTGGCTGGGGGCGTGGCGAGAGCAAGAGCAGCGGTGGGTGGCGGCTGGGTGTCAGGGGCATCTGTGGCCCGCCAAGTACAGGAAGCACAAGTCTCTGGCTTTTGCGGGGTCCTGGGAAGAACCGAGGAGCCCTCCTTTGTGCTGCTGGATACAGATGCGTCAGGAGAACGGTTGTTAGCAACACACCTGCTGGATCCTACCTTAGGCTCCCTGCGGTCCGCTGGGACCCCCGTGCACTTCCCTAGAGGTGGACCTGCTCCAGGACCAGATCCTTCCTGCTGGTTCGATCCAGATGTGATCTGCAGTGGAG GGGTGGAGCCAGGCCTGGTCTTTGTTGGCTTCCTCCTGGTGATAGGGGTGGGACTGACTGGAGCCTTCCTGGCTCATTACTTGAG GCACAGGCTGCTACACATGCAAATGGCCTCCGGCCCCAATAAGATCATCCTGACCCTGGAAGATGTTACTTTCCTCCACCCACAGGGGGGTAGCTCTCGAAAG ATGGTCCAGGGAAGTAGAGCCAGTCTGGCTACCCGGAGTGCAACAGACATTCGCAGTATCCCCAGCCAGCCCCAAGAAAACACCAACATTGGCCTCTATGAG GGGGACTGGGTTTGGCTGAAGAAATTTCCAGGGGAACGTCATATGGCTATCAAGCCAGCAACCAAGACAGCTTTCTCCAAG TTGCGGGAGCTCCGGCATGAGAATGTGGCTCTCTACCTGGGACTCTTCCTGGCCGGTACAACAGACAGCTCTGCCAACCCTGGGAAGTGCATCTTGGCTGTGGTCTCAGAGCACTGTACTCGGGGCTCCCTCCACGACCTCCTGGCCCAGAGGGAGATAAAGCTGGACTGGATGTTCAAGTCTTCTCTCCTGCTGGACCTCATcaag GGAATGAGATATCTGCACCATCGTGGTGTGGCCCACGGGAGGCTCAAGTCACGGAATTGTGTGGTGGACGGGAGGTTCGTGCTCAAGGTGACAGATCACGGCCACGGGCGACTGCTGGAAGCGCAAAAGGTGTTACCTGAACCCCCCAGTGCAGAGG ATCAGCTATGGACAGCCCCAGAGCTGCTTCGGGACCCAGCCCTGGAGCGACGGGGAACTCTAGCTGGCGATGTCTTTAGCCTGGGCATCATCATGCAGGAGGTTGTGTGCCGCAGCACCCCTTACGCCATGCTGGAGCTAACGTCCGAGG AAGTAATAGAGAGGGTGCGGAGCCCTCCTCCACTGTGTCGGCCCTTGGTGTCAATGGACCAGGCACCCATCGAGTGCATCCAGCTGATGACACAGTGCTGGGCAGAGCATCCAGAACTTCGACCCTCCATGGACCTCACCTTTGACCTG TTCAAGAGCATCAACAAGGGCCGGAAGATGAACATCATAGACTCCATGCTTCGGATGCTGGAGCAGTACTCCAGTAACCTGGAGGACCTGATCCGAGAGCGCACAGAGGAGCTGgagcaggagaagcagaagacagacaggcTGCTCACACAGATGCTGCCTCC ATCTGTGGCTGAGGCCCTGAAGATGGGGACACCTGTGGAGCCTGAGTACTTTGAAGAGGTGACACTCTATTTCAGTGACATTGTGGGCTTTACCACCATTTCAGCCATGAGCGAGCCCATTGAGGTGGTAGACCTGCTTAACGACCTCTATACACTCTTCGATGCCATCATCGGTGCCCACGATGTCTACAAG GTGGAAACAATTGGAGATGCATATATGGTGGCCTCCGGGCTGCCACAGAGGAACGGGCAGCGGCATGCTGCCGAGATTGCCAACATGTCACTGGACATCCTCAGTGCAGTCGGCTCCTTCCGCATGCGCCATATGCCAGAGGTACCAGTGCGCATCCGCATTGGTCTGCACTCAG GCCCGTGCGTGGCCGGTGTGGTGGGCCTCACCATGCCTCGGTACTGCCTGTTTGGGGACACGGTCAACACTGCCTCACGAATGGAGTCCACTGGACTGC CTTACCGCATCCATGTAAACATGAGCACTGTTCAGATTCTTCGCGCTCTGGACCAGGGCTTCCAGATGGAGTGTCGAGGCCGCACAGAGCTGAAG GGCAAGGGTGTTGAGGACACGTACTGGCTTGTGGGCAGAGTCGGCTTTAACAAGCCCATTCCCAAACCACCTGATCTGCAGCCAGG GGCCAGCAACCATGGCATCAGCCTGCAGGAGATTCCCCTAGAGAGACGCAAGAAGCTGGAGAAAGCTAGGCCAGGCCAGTTTACTGGGAAGTGA
- the Gucy2d gene encoding retinal guanylyl cyclase 1 isoform X2 produces the protein MSPWLLPAGGLPGAGFCVPAWQSPSSLLRVLCWSGPGLPGLLLLLLLSSPSAFSAVFKVGVLGPWACDPIFARARPDLAARLASDRLNRDFALDGGPRFEVALLPEPCLTPGSLGAVSSALSRVSGLVGPVNSAACRPAELLAQEAGVALVPWGCPGTRATGTTAPAVTPAADALYVLLRAFRWARVALITAPQDLWVEAGRALSTALRARGLPVALVTSMEPSGLSGARKALRRIRDGPRVRGPEALAAFVNSSQLRRAHDAVLTLTRRCPPGGSVQDSLRRAQEHQELPLDLDLKQVSPLFGTIYDAVFLLAGGVARARAAVGGGWVSGASVARQVQEAQVSGFCGVLGRTEEPSFVLLDTDASGERLLATHLLDPTLGSLRSAGTPVHFPRGGPAPGPDPSCWFDPDVICSGGVEPGLVFVGFLLVIGVGLTGAFLAHYLRHRLLHMQMASGPNKIILTLEDVTFLHPQGGSSRKMVQGSRASLATRSATDIRSIPSQPQENTNIGLYEGDWVWLKKFPGERHMAIKPATKTAFSKLRELRHENVALYLGLFLAGTTDSSANPGKCILAVVSEHCTRGSLHDLLAQREIKLDWMFKSSLLLDLIKGMRYLHHRGVAHGRLKSRNCVVDGRFVLKVTDHGHGRLLEAQKVLPEPPSAEDQLWTAPELLRDPALERRGTLAGDVFSLGIIMQEVVCRSTPYAMLELTSEEVIERVRSPPPLCRPLVSMDQAPIECIQLMTQCWAEHPELRPSMDLTFDLFKSINKGRKMNIIDSMLRMLEQYSSNLEDLIRERTEELEQEKQKTDRLLTQMLPPSVAEALKMGTPVEPEYFEEVTLYFSDIVGFTTISAMSEPIEVVDLLNDLYTLFDAIIGAHDVYKVETIGDAYMVASGLPQRNGQRHAAEIANMSLDILSAVGSFRMRHMPEVPVRIRIGLHSGPCVAGVVGLTMPRYCLFGDTVNTASRMESTGLPYRIHVNMSTVQILRALDQGFQMECRGRTELKGKGVEDTYWLVGRVGFNKPIPKPPDLQPGASNHGISLQEIPLERRKKLEKARPGQFTGK, from the exons ATGAGCCCGTGGCTTCTGCCAGCGGGAGGGCTTCCCGGCGCCGGGTTCTGTGTCCCTGCATGGCAGTCCCCGTCCAGCCTCTTGCGGGTCCTGTGCTGGTCAGGTCCTGGGCTGCCCGgactcctgctcctgctgctgctctcatctccttctgccttctccgctGTGTTCAAAGTGGGGGTGCTGGGCCCCTGGGCTTGCGACCCCATCTTTGCACGGGCCCGACCGGATTTGGCTGCGCGTCTGGCCTCCGACCGCCTGAATCGTGACTTTGCCTTAGACGGCGGCCCCCGGTTCGAGGTTGCGCTGCTCCCAGAACCCTGCCTGACCCCGGGATCACTGGGGGCTGTGTCTTCCGCGCTGTCTCGAGTCTCAGGCTTGGTGGGTCCAGTGAACTCCGCAGCCTGCCGGCCAGCCGAGTTATTAGCCCAAGAAGCTGGAGTAGCACTGGTGCCCTGGGGCTGCCCTGGCACAAGGGCGACGGGTACTACAGCCCCGGCGGTGACCCCCGCTGCAGATGCTCTCTACGTCCTCCTTAGAGCATTCCGCTGGGCACGCGTGGCCCTGATCACTGCACCCCAGGACCTGTGGGTGGAGGCGGGACGCGCTCTGTCCACAGCACTCAGGGCCCGGGGCTTGCCAGTTGCCCTAGTGACCTCCATGGAGCCTTCAGGCCTGTCTGGAGCCCGGAAGGCCCTCAGGAGGATCCGAGACGGGCCTAGAGTTAGAG GCCCGGAGGCTCTGGCTGCATTTGTCAACAGCTCCCAGCTCCGCAGGGCTCACGATGCCGTGCTCACACTCACACGCCGCTGTCCTCCCGGAGGCAGCGTGCAGGACAGCCTGCGCAGGGCCCAAGAACACCAGGAGCTGCCCCTTGACCTCGACCTGAAGCAG GTCTCTCCGCTGTTCGGCACCATCTATGACGCCGTCTTCCTGTTGGCTGGGGGCGTGGCGAGAGCAAGAGCAGCGGTGGGTGGCGGCTGGGTGTCAGGGGCATCTGTGGCCCGCCAAGTACAGGAAGCACAAGTCTCTGGCTTTTGCGGGGTCCTGGGAAGAACCGAGGAGCCCTCCTTTGTGCTGCTGGATACAGATGCGTCAGGAGAACGGTTGTTAGCAACACACCTGCTGGATCCTACCTTAGGCTCCCTGCGGTCCGCTGGGACCCCCGTGCACTTCCCTAGAGGTGGACCTGCTCCAGGACCAGATCCTTCCTGCTGGTTCGATCCAGATGTGATCTGCAGTGGAG GGGTGGAGCCAGGCCTGGTCTTTGTTGGCTTCCTCCTGGTGATAGGGGTGGGACTGACTGGAGCCTTCCTGGCTCATTACTTGAG GCACAGGCTGCTACACATGCAAATGGCCTCCGGCCCCAATAAGATCATCCTGACCCTGGAAGATGTTACTTTCCTCCACCCACAGGGGGGTAGCTCTCGAAAG ATGGTCCAGGGAAGTAGAGCCAGTCTGGCTACCCGGAGTGCAACAGACATTCGCAGTATCCCCAGCCAGCCCCAAGAAAACACCAACATTGGCCTCTATGAG GGGGACTGGGTTTGGCTGAAGAAATTTCCAGGGGAACGTCATATGGCTATCAAGCCAGCAACCAAGACAGCTTTCTCCAAG TTGCGGGAGCTCCGGCATGAGAATGTGGCTCTCTACCTGGGACTCTTCCTGGCCGGTACAACAGACAGCTCTGCCAACCCTGGGAAGTGCATCTTGGCTGTGGTCTCAGAGCACTGTACTCGGGGCTCCCTCCACGACCTCCTGGCCCAGAGGGAGATAAAGCTGGACTGGATGTTCAAGTCTTCTCTCCTGCTGGACCTCATcaag GGAATGAGATATCTGCACCATCGTGGTGTGGCCCACGGGAGGCTCAAGTCACGGAATTGTGTGGTGGACGGGAGGTTCGTGCTCAAGGTGACAGATCACGGCCACGGGCGACTGCTGGAAGCGCAAAAGGTGTTACCTGAACCCCCCAGTGCAGAGG ATCAGCTATGGACAGCCCCAGAGCTGCTTCGGGACCCAGCCCTGGAGCGACGGGGAACTCTAGCTGGCGATGTCTTTAGCCTGGGCATCATCATGCAGGAGGTTGTGTGCCGCAGCACCCCTTACGCCATGCTGGAGCTAACGTCCGAGG AAGTAATAGAGAGGGTGCGGAGCCCTCCTCCACTGTGTCGGCCCTTGGTGTCAATGGACCAGGCACCCATCGAGTGCATCCAGCTGATGACACAGTGCTGGGCAGAGCATCCAGAACTTCGACCCTCCATGGACCTCACCTTTGACCTG TTCAAGAGCATCAACAAGGGCCGGAAGATGAACATCATAGACTCCATGCTTCGGATGCTGGAGCAGTACTCCAGTAACCTGGAGGACCTGATCCGAGAGCGCACAGAGGAGCTGgagcaggagaagcagaagacagacaggcTGCTCACACAGATGCTGCCTCC ATCTGTGGCTGAGGCCCTGAAGATGGGGACACCTGTGGAGCCTGAGTACTTTGAAGAGGTGACACTCTATTTCAGTGACATTGTGGGCTTTACCACCATTTCAGCCATGAGCGAGCCCATTGAGGTGGTAGACCTGCTTAACGACCTCTATACACTCTTCGATGCCATCATCGGTGCCCACGATGTCTACAAG GTGGAAACAATTGGAGATGCATATATGGTGGCCTCCGGGCTGCCACAGAGGAACGGGCAGCGGCATGCTGCCGAGATTGCCAACATGTCACTGGACATCCTCAGTGCAGTCGGCTCCTTCCGCATGCGCCATATGCCAGAGGTACCAGTGCGCATCCGCATTGGTCTGCACTCAG GCCCGTGCGTGGCCGGTGTGGTGGGCCTCACCATGCCTCGGTACTGCCTGTTTGGGGACACGGTCAACACTGCCTCACGAATGGAGTCCACTGGACTGC CTTACCGCATCCATGTAAACATGAGCACTGTTCAGATTCTTCGCGCTCTGGACCAGGGCTTCCAGATGGAGTGTCGAGGCCGCACAGAGCTGAAG GGCAAGGGTGTTGAGGACACGTACTGGCTTGTGGGCAGAGTCGGCTTTAACAAGCCCATTCCCAAACCACCTGATCTGCAGCCAGG GGCCAGCAACCATGGCATCAGCCTGCAGGAGATTCCCCTAGAGAGACGCAAGAAGCTGGAGAAAGCTAGGCCAGGCCAGTTTACTGGGAAGTGA